A genomic region of Cyprinus carpio isolate SPL01 chromosome B11, ASM1834038v1, whole genome shotgun sequence contains the following coding sequences:
- the LOC109074779 gene encoding vacuolar fusion protein MON1 homolog B-like, with the protein MDQRSQESGDMEEVRICDPSILPQCLDQTDAAYSDSDVPSENHCVNEDHRMPSDPEGLLESADLISIESSQPQELLTDMQKLHIDEDLSLCAGASETDSGKASEDSALADNGHDDSREFVVTMLAQGKMEEQGIGMKGDLSPLSETGTPPGPPSHRNEDVTAESWRQHRKHVFVLSEAGKPIYSRYGSEEALSSTMGVMMALVSFVQSGDNIIRSVYSDEHRVVFMQRGPLVLVSVSSSRQSEQQLRNELLYVYNQIVSMLTQASITRIFEHKKNYDLRRLLAGSEKILDGLLNLVDSDPSFLLSAVHCLPLASSLRDSLSQILQKAITPNLVFSILIAKNQLLTIVQEKMVIDDARLEPADLHLLLNLIGASSAFQAGEIWTPICLPSFNPDCYFYAYISYLDPPECTVCLVLLSTDKEAFYSVAECKRKIEEAMQTNNALNSIAKAHSYSVSQVGVSDLRHFMYKPFDVPDNHRQLTQFTSPEMEAPYSSEEERMRLLDLYRDLHGRIHSTSRPLKLIYHVAERETLLAWVTSKFELYTCFSPLVTKTSAINAITKLLRWIKKEEDRLFIRYPPKYSTTPNPSKSSKGDAH; encoded by the exons ATGGATCAGAGGAGTCAAGAGAGTGGGGATATGGAGGAGGTGAGGATATGtgatccatccatccttccacagTGTCTTGATCAGACAG ATGCTGCTTACTCAGATAGTGACGTCCCATCAGAAAACCATTGTGTGAATGAAGATCACAGGATGCCTTCAGACCCAGAGGGGCTCTTGGAGTCAGCAGACCTTATATCAATAGAGAGCAGCCAACCACAAGAGCTTTTAACAGATATGCAGAAGCTCCACATTGATGAAGACCTCTCTCTGTGCGCCGGGGCTTCGGAGACTGATTCTGGGAAAGCGTCTGAGGACTCTGCATTAGCTGACAATGGCCACGATGACTCGCGTGAGTTTGTCGTAACTATGTTAGCCCAGGGTAAGATGGAGGAGCAGGGAATTGGTATGAAAGGAGACTTGTCACCTCTATCCGAGACCGGCACACCTCCGGGACCTCCCTCGCACAGGAATGAGGATGTGACGGCGGAGAGTTGGAGACAGCACAGGAAGCATGTATTTGTGCTGAGCGAAGCTGGGAAGCCCATCTACTCCCGATATGGAAGTGAGGAGGCCCTGTCCTCCACCATGGGAGTGATGATGGCCCTGGTGTCCTTCGTTCAAAGTGGAGACAACATCATTCGCTCCGTCTACTCCG ATGAGCACAGGGTTGTGTTCATGCAGCGGGGTCCTCTGGTGCTGGTGTCCGTCTCCAGCAGCCGTCAGTCAGAGCAGCAGCTCCGTAACGAACTGCTCTACGTCTACAACCAGATCGTCAGCATGCTCACGCAGGCCAGCATCACCCGCATCTTTGAGCACAAGAAGAACTACGATCTGCGTCGCCTGCTGGCCGGCTCGGAGAAGATCCTCGACGGCCTCCTTAACCTTGTGGACTCAGACCCCAGCTTCCTACTCTCCGCCGTGCACTGTCTCCCCTTGGCCTCGTCTCTCAGGGACTCCCTCAGTCAGATTCTTCAGAAGGCCATCACGCCCAACCTGGTCTTCTCCATCCTCATAGCCAAGAACCAGCTGCTCACCATAGTGCAAGAGAAGATGGTCATCGACGATGCCCGACTGGAGCCTGCTGACCTCCACCTGCTGCTGAACCTCATCGGGGCCTCGTCCGCTTTCCAGGCTGGGGAGATCTGGACGCCCATCTGCCTGCCCAGTTTTAACCCTGACTGTTACTTTTATGCGTACATCTCGTATCTGGACCCTCCTGAATGTACTGTTTGTCTGGTTCTTCTCTCCACTGATAAAGAGGCGTTTTATTCTGTGGCCGAGTGTAAGCGGAAGATCGAGGAGGCTATGCAAACGAATAATGCGCTCAACTCCATAGCGAAAGCACATTCGTACAGCGTTAGTCAGGTGGGAGTGTCTGACCTCAGGCATTTCATGTACAAGCCTTTTGATGTGCCCGACAACCATCGCCAGCTAACACAGTTCACCAG CCCAGAGATGGAAGCGCCTTACAGCAGTGAGGAGGAGCGGATGAGACTTCTGGACCTGTACAGAGACCTGCACGGACGAATCCACAGCACCTCACGCCCCCTCAAGCTCATCTACCATGTGGCAGAACGTGAGACTTTGCTGGCCTGG GTCACGAGCAAATTCGAGTTGTATACGTGCTTCAGTCCCCTTGTCACGAAAACCAGTGCCATCAATGCCATCACTAAACTGCTGCGCTGGATCAAGAAGGAGGAAGACCGTCTGTTTATCCGATACCCTCCAAAATACTCCACCACCCCTAACCCCAGTAAGAGCTCTAAAGGAG ATGCACACTGA
- the grm6b gene encoding glutamate receptor, metabotropic 6b encodes MAATMTSQHHASSLCHHRRISGAPGQHVGSLVHVMWIVMMGFTPETWASSETQPHSIKIEGDITLGGLFPVHSRGPAGVPCGEIKKEKGIHRMEAMLYALDQINSDPDLLPNITLGARILDTCSRDTYALEQSLTFVQALIQKDNSDVRCSNGEPPIIPKPERVVGVIGASASSVSIMVANVLRLFAIPQISYASTAPELSDNNRYDFFSRVVPPDSFQAQAMVDIVKAMGWNYVSTLASEGNYGESGVDAFIQISREAGGLCIAQTIKIPREPRPGEFDKIIKRLMETSNARGVIIFANEDDIKRVLEAAKKANLTGHFLFVGSDSWGAKNSPILNLEDVAEGAVTILPKRASIDGFDQYFTTRSLENNRRNIWFAEFWEDDFKCKLTRPGIRGNSGLRKCTGEERISRDSAYEQEGKVQFVIDAVYAMAYALHSMHIDLCPGSMGICDKMDPVDGRMLLSYIRAVNFNGSAGTGVMFNENGDAPGRYDIFQYQLSNTTNSGYKIIGQWTNHLRLNAEDMQWSGGDKLVPDSVCSFPCESGERKRMVKGVPCCWHCELCDGYQYLLDEFNCDTCPFDMRPTPNRTSCRPTPIIKLEWSSPWAIIPVFLAVLGILATSGVIITFIRFNDTPIVRASGRELSYVLLTGIFLIYLITFLMIAEPSTVVCAFRRLFLGLGMSISYSAMLTKTNRIYRIFEQGKKSVTPPKFISPSSQLIITFILISVQLLGVFIWFGVVPPHTTVDFDELRPPNPEYARGILKCDMSDLSLIGCLSYSMVLMVTCTVYAIKSRGVPETFNEAKPIGFTMYTTCIIWLAFVPIFFGTSQSTEKMFIQTTTLTVSMSLSATVSLGMLYIPKVYVIIFHPEQNVQKRKRSFKAVVQAATVSTHLSQKSSDKQNGETKVEPDRSK; translated from the exons ATGGCAGCAACTATGACATCACAGCACCACGCATCATCACTATGTCATCACCGCAGGATCAGCGGGGCACCCGGGCAACACGTGGGCTCCTTGGTTCATGTCATGTGGATAGTGATGATGGGATTTACTCCAGAAACCTGGGCCTCCTCAGAAACCCAACCTCATTCCATAAAGATAGAGGGTGACATCACTCTGGGAGGCCTTTTTCCAGTGCATTCCAGGGGCCCCGCTGGTGTTCCATGTGGGGAAATCAAGAAGGAGAAAGGGATCCATCGTATGGAGGCCATGTTGTATGCACTAGACCAGATCAACAGCGACCCTGACCTGCTGCCAAACATCACTCTGGGTGCCAGGATACTGGACACGTGCTCCAGGGATACGTATGCGCTGGAACAGTCCCTCACCTTTGTCCAGGCCCTCATCCAGAAGGACAACTCAGATGTCCGATGTTCCAATGGAGAACCGCCTATCATCCCAAAACCGGAGCGAGTGGTAGGGGTCATCGGGGCTTCGGCCAGCTCAGTGTCCATAATGGTGGCCAATGTTCTTCGTCTATTTGCG ATACCTCAGATCAGTTATGCTTCAACAGCACCTGAGCTTAGTGACAACAATCGCTATGACTTTTTCTCCCGAGTCGTGCCGCCTGATTCCTTCCAAGCCCAGGCGATGGTAGACATCGTCAAAGCCATGGGCTGGAACTATGTTTCTACTCTGGCATCTGAGGGCAACTATGGAGAGAGTGGTGTAGATGCTTTCATCCAGATATCCAGGGAAGCAG gaGGTCTTTGCATCGCACAGACTATTAAAATTCCTAGGGAGCCAAGACCAGGAGAGTTTGACAAGATCATCAAAAGGCTAATGGAGACATCCAATGCCAGAGGGGTTATTATCTTCGCTAATGAAGATGACATCAA GCGTGTCCTGGAAGCAGCAAAAAAAGCCAATCTTACAGGTCACTTTTTGTTTGTGGGATCTGATAGCTGGGGAGCAAAAAACTCACCCATTCTAAACCTGGAAGATGTGGCTGAGGGTGCGGTTACTATCCTCCCCAAGCGGGCATCCATTGATG GGTTTGACCAGTACTTCACAACAAGATCACTGGAAAACAACAGGAGGAACATCTGGTTCGCTGAGTTCTGGGAGGATGACTTTAAATGCAAACTGACACGGCCTGGAATCCGAGGCAACAGCGGGCTGAGGAAATGCACAG GAGAGGAACGAATCAGCCGGGATTCGGCATATGAGCAGGAAGGGAAGGTGCAGTTTGTGATTGACGCCGTGTACGCCATGGCCTATGCACTCCATAGCATGCACATTGACCTCTGTCCAGGTTCGATGGGCATTTGTGACAAAATGGACCCGGTGGATGGAAGAATGCTGCTGAGTTACATCCGTGCCGTCAATTTTAATG GCAGTGCTGGGACAGGTGTGATGTTTAATGAAAACGGTGATGCCCCAGGACGATACGATATCTTCCAGTACCAGCTTTCTAATACCACCAACTCGGGATATAAAATCATTGGCCAGTGGACCAACCACTTACGACTCAAT GCTGAAGACATGCAGTGGTCTGGAGGGGATAAACTGGTTCCAGACTCGGTTTGCAGTTTTCCCTGCGAGTCTGGGGAGAGGAAGAGGATGGTGAAGGGTGTGCCGTGCTGCTGGCACTGTGAGCTATGTGACGGCTATCAGTACCTCCTGGATGAGTTTAACTGCGATACGTGCCCCTTTGACATGAGGCCCACTCCTAACCGCACAAGCTGCCGTCCCACTCCCATCATTAAGCTGGAGTGGAGCTCTCCGTGGGCCATCATCCCAGTATTTCTGGCAGTGCTGGGCATTCTTGCTACATCTGGAGTCATCATCACCTTCATCCGCTTTAACGATACCCCCATAGTCCGCGCTTCGGGCCGAGAGCTCAGCTATGTTCTCCTGACAGGCATCTTCCTCATCTATCTTATTACCTTTCTCATGATCGCTGAGCCGAGCACGGTGGTCTGTGCATTTCGCAGGCTGTTTTTGGGGCTGGGCATGAGCATCAGTTATTCTGCCATGCTCACCAAAACAAATCGGATCTACAGGATCTTTGAGCAGGGAAAGAAATCAGTCACACCACCAAAATTTATCAGCCCGTCATCCCAGCTGATCATCACATTTATTTTGATCTcagtacag CTCCTGGGTGTTTTCATTTGGTTTGGAGTGGTTCCCCCTCACACGACTGTCGACTTTGATGAGTTACGTCCCCCCAACCCTGAGTATGCACGTGGGATCCTGAAATGTGATATGTCAGATCtgtctctgattggctgtctgaGCTACAGTATGGTGCTGATGGTCACATGTACAGTCTATGCCATTAAGAGCAGAGGGGTTCCTGAGACCTTCAATGAGGCCAAACCCATCGGCTTCACCATGTACACCACCTGTATCATCTGGCTGGCCTTTGTGCCCATATTTTTTGGCACATCACAATCCACAGAAAAG ATGTTCATTCAGACCACCACGCTGACCGTGTCCATGAGTTTGAGCGCCACGGTGTCCCTGGGCATGTTGTACATCCCCAAAGTCTATGTCATCATCTTCCACCCAGAGCAGAATGTTCAGAAGCGCAAGCGCAGCTTCAAAGCCGTGGTCCAGGCAGCCACCGTTTCCACTCATCTCTCACAGAAATCCAGCGACAAGCAGAACGGAGAGACCAAAGTTGAACCAGATAGATCCAAATAA
- the LOC109074784 gene encoding OTU domain-containing protein 5-A-like, protein MTILPKKKPASTAGGGDHTDESDRRVGSESHPHPLAGRSGSRPRASPPPWTYQATPHTSREERRIEASTRPRPASPQPATAGAPVVQCEGSANSAVVAGRVELPCGAGGVGSCCSGPGLSKRRRQAVCSSGLTGGGGRVGGGGGGGGGSPVSEPEEGAGGNNSEDEYENAARLQLVDPATVEQQEEWFEKALREKKGYEIKKMTEDGACLFRAVADQVYGDQDMHDVVRKQCMDYLTKNADYFSSYVTEDFTTYINRKRKNNCHGNHIEMQAMAEMYNRPVEVYQYGIEPINTFHGIQENNDEPIRVSYHKNIHYNSVVNPYKASVGVGLGLPSFKPGFADQSLMKNAIKTSEESWIEQQMLEDKKRATDWEATNEAIEEQVARESYLQWLQDQEKQARQPRKASATCSSATAATSSGFEDWGCRSPRQRSSAPSPDHPGPAHPEPPVKPPSPAGASLALPKPPSPCAPGPSHQSSANSSLVSLYPSLGYRTLMQEMSPTAFGLTDWEDNDVLASVLAASQQEYLDSLKKNAMHRESSPDCS, encoded by the exons ATGACAATACTCCCGAAGAAGAAACCGGCCTCCACCGCCGGTGGCGGTGATCATACGGACGAATCGGACAGACGAGTCGGCTCTGAGTCGCACCCTCATCCCCTCGCAGGACGCTCGGGGTCCCGACCCAGGGCCTCTCCGCCGCCGTGGACATACCAGGCCACGCCGCACACGTCCAGAGAGGAGCGGAGGATCGAGGCGAGTACTCGCCCGCGGCCGGCCTCCCCGCAGCCCGCTACCGCTGGAGCACCGGTCGTGCAGTGCGAAGGGAGCGCGAACTCGGCTGTGGTCGCCGGTCGCGTCGAGCTGCCCTGCGGCGCAGGTGGCGTTGGAAGCTGCTGCTCGGGACCCGGACTCAGCAAGCGGAGACGACAGGCGGTCTGCTCCAGCGGTTTGACAGGTGGAGGAGGAAGAGTGGGAGGCGGCGGTGGAGGAGGAGGCGGTAGTCCAGTCTCGGAACCCGAGGAGGGAGCTGGAGGCAACAACAGTGAGGACGAGTATGAGAACGCGGCCAGATTACAGCTCGTGGACCCCGCCACAGTCGAGCAG CAAGAAGAATGGTTCGAGAAAGCCTTAAGGGAAAAGAAAGGCTATGAAATCAAAAAAATGACGGAAGATGGGGCATGTCTTTTCAGAGCAGTCG ctGATCAAGTGTATGGTGACCAAGATATGCATGACGTGGTACGGAAGCAGTGTATGGATTATCTG ACAAAAAATGCGGATTACTTCTCCAGTTATGTCACAGAGGACTTTACCACATACATTAACAGAAAGAGGAAGAACAACTGTCATGGGAACCACATTGAGATGCAGGCCATGGCAGAAATGTACAACCGGCCAGTGGAGGTTTACCAGTATGGCATAG AGCCAATAAACACGTTCCATGGCATCCAAGAGAATAATGATGAGCCGATACGTGTCAGTTACCACAAGAACATCCATTATAACTCTGTAGTGAATCCCTACAAGGCTAGTGTTGGGGTGGGGCTGGGCCTCCCCTCCTTCAAACCAGGG TTCGCTGACCAGAGTCTCATGAAAAATGCTATTAAGACGTCTGAGGAGTCATGGATTGAGCAGCAGATGCTGGAGGACAAGAAAAGAGCAACAGATTGGGAGGCCACCAATGAGGCCATCGAGGAGCAGGTGGCTCGTGAGTCCTACTTGCAGTGGCTTCAGGACCAAGAGAAGCAAGCAAGACAG CCTCGTAAAGCTAGTGCCACCTGCAGTTCTGCCACAGCTGCCACATCCAGCGGCTTTGAGGACTGGGGATGCCGGTCTCCCCGCCAGCGCAGCTCTGCCCCCTCTCCAGATCATCCAGGCCCGGCTCACCCTGAACCCCCTGTCAAACCTCCCTCTCCAGCAGGAGCTTCGCTGGCTCTTCCCAAACCCCCGTCACCATGTGCCCCa GGTCCAAGTCATCAGTCTTCTGCCAACTCTTCCCTGGTGTCTCTCTACCCAAGCCTGGGCTACAGGACTCTAATGCAGGAGATGTCACCTACTGCCTTCG gtttaaCAGATTGGGAAGACAATGATGTTCTGGCCTCAGTCCTGGCTGCATCACAACAAGAATACCTCGACagcttgaaaaaaaatgcaatgcacagAGAATCTTCTCCAGACTGCAGTTGA
- the brpf3a gene encoding bromodomain and PHD finger-containing protein 3 — translation MRKLRKRVGQSRAGGFGRGMVRGKDQGQVGPSKHADTDALLCPPSPCRLNFSTTRDTLTYAQAQKMVEIELEGRLHRINICDQLSVVTEDEMLAQDLTECNSNKENSEQRQGNKQTASKSKRKDGKHTAKKKSSSQYGLQNQVAHNQTPLPKPTFRKVATFTASEAPPLPVAYYRYMEKSGEELDNEAEYDMDEEDMAWLEMVNQKRVSDGHASVPTDTFELLIDRLERESILESRSQTLSQSTIDEDAYCCVCLDDECLNSNVILFCDICNLAVHQECYGLPYIPEGQWLCRRCLQSPSRPVDCVLCPNRGGAFKQTSDGSWAHVICAIWIPEVCFANTVFLEPVEGVKNIPPARWKLTCYLCKQKGRGASIQCHKANCYRAFHVTCAQRAGLYMKIDPVRESGANGTTFTVKKTAYCENHSPPGMGTEGDEDNGLVGGRGNRGQRSYTLVPPLQQSQNGRKKGSAAQQKKTQKNPAGTSRKTGVPLLLVPQIPSFRLNKICTGVSVERKNQFMQRLHNYWLLKRHSRNGVPLIRRLHSHLQAQKSEQREPDAKLQAVREELKYWQKLRQDLEKARLLIELIRKRERLKREQMKLQQAVLELQLTPAQVFLHSTLEQLQEKDTDHIFTSPVNLKEVPDYLEFVSEPMDFSTMHDKLEAHKYSSVADLESDFNLMISNCLRYNSNDTVFHKAAMQLREVGGAILRHAQLQALSIGLDPSTGMHLPEQASTHNSTVSWWDEVDLLLDPENRVHMCPDDQLKTLLDKLDLVASMRTSGGRTKRMRLLRREINSLRHKISHQDRNSRPLNGKIKGEKSKEEKMDYITSNTVLKKSTSQKVQEPTCPASSPLPGDAPPNPPMFCLETGRTTTPSDSNKPGSRKRRAKGKERGLKENHDQTLEDDKNFHTPEDAVIRVSSTESPSDSHKMGVGRRTSILFKKAKNGTRLTKNKPVLLQNGVSKAENDVSPEQTTPAKLLSAPPAPKSPPLFPHQLRSRGLSTCSEGEGEKAYSSTEENGITNGLKRNSGNSSDSESCTPTFPAHSSSPPKRSRGKPALSKVPVGEEENGVSNASKETSQNDEMEPLTLVWAKCRGYPSYPAMIVNPNMPREGILHNGIPIPVPPADVLDLGKRRQEETEEKFFLVLFFDTKRTWQWLPLDKLHHMGIDDTVDRLRLMEGKKPNVRKSVHMAYDRAMTHLSHVKENSTFNPSNFI, via the exons ATGAGGAAGTTAAGAAAACGAGTTGGCCAGTCCAGGGCTGGAGGCTTTGGGAGAGGAATGGTCAGAGGAAAAGATCAGGGTCAGGTTGGTCCGTCCAAACACGCTGACACAGACGCTCTGCTCTGTCCACCTTCTCCATGCAGACTAAACTTCTCTACAACCAGAGACACACTTACATATGCACAGGCTCAGAAAATGGTGGAGATTGAGCTGGAAGGACGGCTCCACCGGATCAACATCTGTGACCAGCTGTCCGTTGTAACAGAAGATGAGATGCTGGCTCAGGATCTGACGGAATGCAACAGTAACAAAGAGAACAGTGAGCAGAGACAGGGTAACAAACAGACGGCATCTAAAAGCAAGCGGAAAGATGGCAAACACACAGCCAAAAAGAAATCAAGCTCTCAGTATGGCTTGCAAAACCAGGTGGCCCATAACCAAACCCCCTTGCCTAAGCCTACGTTTCGTAAGGTGGCCACTTTCACGGCTTCAGaggctcctcctcttcctgtgGCTTATTACCGCTACATGGAGAAGTCAGGGGAAGAGCTGGACAACGAAGCTGAGTATGACATGGATGAGGAGGACATGGCTTGGCTAGAGATGGTCAATCAAAAGCGCGTGTCCGATGGACACGCTTCAGTCCCCACTGATACATTCGAGTTACTGATTGACCGACTTGAGCGCGAGTCCATTTTGGAGTCCCGCAGCCAAACGCTGTCCCAGAGCACCATCGACGAAGATGCTTACTGTTGTGTTTGCCTCGACGACGAGTGTCTCAACAGCAACGTCATCCTGTTCTGCGACATCTGCAACCTCGCCGTGCACCAGGAATGCTATGGGTTGCCTTACATCCCTGAGGGCCAGTGGCTGTGCAGGCGCTGTCTGCAGTCCCCGTCGCGTCCCGTCGATTGCGTCCTCTGCCCCAATCGGGGAGGTGCATTCAAGCAAACCAGCGACGGAAGCTGGGCCCACGTCATCTGTGCCATATGGATCCCTGAAGTGTGCTTTGCCAATACTGTGTTCCTGGAGCCTGTGGAGGGAGTGAAGAACATTCCTCCTGCGCGATGGAAGCTCACCTGTTACCTGTGCAAACAGAAAGGCAGGGGGGCATCTATTCAGTGCCACAAAGCGAACTGCTACAGGGCATTTCATGTCACTTGTGCCCAGAGAGCCGGGCTCTATATGAAAATCGACCCCGTGCGGGAATCTGGCGCCAATGGAACCACTTTTACTGTGAAGAAGACTGCTTATTGCGAGAACCACTCACCTCCTGGCATGGGGACCGAAGGGGATGAAGACAACGGATTGGTTGGGGGCAGGGGtaacagaggtcagaggtcatacACATTAGTGCCTCCACTGCAGCAAAGCCAGAATGGGAGGAAAAAAGGTTCAGCTGCACAACAGAAGAAAACGCAGAAGAATCCGGCAGGGACCTCACGGAAGACGGGAGTGCCGCTCCTGCTGGTGCCACAGATACCGTCCTTTCG gctcaACAAGATTTGCACAGGGGTTTCTGTTGAAAGGAAGAATCAGTTTATGCAGAGGCTCCACAATTACTGGCTACTAAAGCGTCACTCTCGTAATGGAGTGCCACTCATCCGCCGGCTCCATTCTCATCTACAGGCTCAGAAGTCAGAGCAG agagaGCCAGATGCAAAGTTGCAGGCTGTCAGAGAAGAGCTAAAGTACTGGCAGAAGCTTCGTCAGGACCTGGAAAAAGCTCGACTTCTTATTGAGCTCATAAGAAAAAGGGAGAGACTTAAAAGAGAACAG ATGAAACTTCAGCAGGCTGTGCTGGAGCTGCAGCTCACCCCAGCGCAGGTGTTTCTGCACTCTACACTGGAGCAGCTGCAGGAGAAAGACACTGATCATATTTTCACCTCACCGGTCAATTTGAAGGAG GTTCCAGACTATCTGGAGTTTGTTTCTGAGCCGATGGACTTCTCTACGATGCACGACAAGCTGGAGGCCCATAAATACTCATCGGTGGCTGACTTGGAAAGTGATTTCAATCTCATGATATCCAACTGTCTGAGATACAACTCCAATGACACAGTGTTCCACAAAGCTGCCATGCAACTTCGGGAGGTGGGCGGAGCTATTCTGAGACATGCCCAACTTCAGGCTCTCAGCATAGGCCTTGATCCCAGCACAGGCATGCACCTGCCAGAACAGGCCAGCACACACAACAGCACAGTGTCCTGGTGGGATGAAG TTGACTTGCTCTTGGACCCTGAAAATCGTGTGCACATGTGTCCTGATGACCAGCTGAAAACCCTGCTGGACAAACTGGATCTTGTGGCATCTATGCGCACCAGCGGAGGTCGCACAAAACGCATGCGCCTGCTGCGCAGAGAAATTAACAGCCTCCGTCACAAAATCAGCCACCAGGACCGCAACTCACGACCGCTGAATGGGAAAATTAAAGGGGAAAAGAGCAAAGAGGAAAAGATGGATTACATAACCTCCAACACAG TCCTAAAGAAGTCAACATCGCAAAAAGTGCAGGAACCCACTTGTCCAGCCTCTTCACCTTTACCTGGAGATGCTCCACCAAACCCGCCTATGTTCTGCCTAGAGACGGGACGGACCACCACTCCATCAGACTCAAATAAACCTGGGAGCAGAAAACGGAGggcaaaaggaaaagaaagaggcCTGAAAGAAAATCATGATCAGACTTTAGAAGACGACAAGAACTTCCACACTCCGGAGGATGCAGTGATCAGGGTTTCCTCCACAGAGAGCCCATCAGATTCGCACAAGATGGGTGTTGGTCGTCGGACGTCGATTCTCTTTAAGAAAGCTAAAAATGGAACCAGACTAACAAAGAACAAGCCTGTTTTATTGCAAAATGGAGTCAGCAAAGCTGAAAATGATGTATCGCCGGAGCAGACCACACCAGCCAAATTATTGTCAGCACCACCGGCCCCAAAATCACCCCCTCTGTTCCCTCATCAGCTGAGGTCCAGAGGACTGAGTACATGTTCGGAAGGAGAAGGAGAAAAGGCCTACTCTTCAACTGAAGAAAACG GCATTACAAATGGACTCAAGAGAAACAGCGGCAACTCATCAGATTCAGAAAGCTGCACTCCCACCTTCCCAGCGCACAG TTCCTCACCTCCAAAACGAAGTCGTGGCAAACCAGCTCTCAGCAAAGTTCCTGTTGGTGAGGAAGAGAATGGAGTTTCTAATGCAA GCAAAGAAACTTCTCAGAATGATGAGATGGAACCTCTTACCTTGGTTTGGGCAAAATGTCGTGGATACCCCTCATACCCTGCAATG ATTGTCAATCCTAATATGCCCCGGGAAGGAATTCTTCACAACGGCATTCCCATCCCAGTGCCTCCAGCAGATGTTTTGGATCTGGGTAAACGAAGACAGGAGGAGACCGAGGAGAAGTTctttcttgtgttgttttttgataCAAAAAGAACCTG GCAGTGGCTGCCGTTGGACAAGCTCCATCACATGGGTATTGATGACACTGTAGACAGGCTGCGTCTGATGGAGGGCAAGAAACCGAATGTGCGCAAGTCAGTACACATGGCATATGACAGGGCGATGACACACCTGAGCCACGTGAAGGAAAACTCAACCTTTAACCCCtcaaattttatataa
- the comtb gene encoding LOW QUALITY PROTEIN: catechol O-methyltransferase B (The sequence of the model RefSeq protein was modified relative to this genomic sequence to represent the inferred CDS: substituted 1 base at 1 genomic stop codon), translated as MLLVLLCWCVEATVLLYVLYSWLIPTAVQFNGSLALLWHDVIIEXALDTLTRSTRPQRLLKAVRKRATRGDPQSVISAIDHFCRHNEWAMNVGDEKGSILDSVVSEVNPEKVLELGTYCGYSTVRIARLLPPGARLITLEFNVDYAAIARQVIAWAGLEDKIQLVEGASEDWIPRMKEHFGIETFDFVFLDHWKDRYLPDTKLMEDCGLLRKGTVLLADNVICPGVPDYLEYVRNSLSYKSCYFKSHLEYTKAEDGLEKSVFLG; from the exons ATGTTACTGGTGTTGCTGTGCTGGTGTGTCGAGGCCACAGTGCTTTTATACGTGTTGTACTCCTGGCTCATCCCCACTGCTGTGCAGTTCAATGGCAGTCTGGCATTACTCTGGCACGATGTCATCATTGAGTGAGCTCTTGATACTCTGACCAGATCAACTCGACCACAG CGTCTGCTGAAAGCAGTAAGGAAACGTGCAACGCGAGGTGACCCTCAGAGTGTGATCTCGGCCATTGATCATTTCTGCCGACACAACGAATGGGCTATGAACGTTGGAGATGAGAAAG GCTCTATCCTGGACTCAGTGGTGAGTGAGGTGAACCCAGAGAAGGTCCTAGAGTTGGGCACATACTGTGGATACTCCACAGTGCGCATCGCTCGACTCCTTCCTCCTGGAGCTCGTCTGATAACACTGGAGTTCAATGTAGATTATGCTGCAATTGCCCGACAAGTAATCGCCTGGGCGGGTCTTGAAGACAAA ATCCAGCTTGTAGAAGGTGCGTCTGAAGATTGGATCCCACGCATGAAGGAGCACTTTGGAattgaaacatttgattttgtttttctggaCCACTGGAAGGACCGTTACCTCCCCGACACAAAATTAATGGAG GACTGTGGTCTGCTAAGGAAAGGCACCGTTCTGCTTGCTGATAATGTGATCTGTCCGGGAGTACCAGACTATCTTGAATATGTCCGGAATAGCCTTTCCTATAAAAGCTGCTATTTTAAATCCCATTTAGAGTACACCAAGGCAGAGGATGGCTTGGAGAAGTCTGTGTTTTTGGGCTAG